The Vespula vulgaris chromosome 10, iyVesVulg1.1, whole genome shotgun sequence nucleotide sequence gATGTGTGTAAACAATTTGAATCAagttataaatagatattttaataattgacatatattttatttttcttctataggATAAATCTAGTGGTGACGATGGTCCAAGACGAAGAAAACCaaataaagaatgataaacatcaaaataaatataagaagaaatttattgttaaagtGTTCGTCATACTTTCACATTCCACATTATGCTTGCCATTGTGGATAGTAGTATTATCAATCACTAAATATGCGATATTTTCATTAGCAATTCGTTCCTCGTTTAGAAATATACATGCTTcaattttaagaataatttatcattatataatataattcaacaAAATGTCTTTGTGTACACACAcagtaagtatatttataatatattaaaaaactctacttatatatatgcattcaaTATACATATGAGAGATTTTcacatatgtaataaatatcacTTGGCTATATATTATaccaatgaaatttttttaatgtttccgttttaaacaattattaaaccTTTTGAAAGTATTAATAACGCAATGATATCTGTTTcatgatattttctatttattacaGTTGACAAAATCATTCTGTATATCAAAAAAACTCATAACTGCATATAAGcagttaaaataattaaacctGATATACAATGTCACGAAGAGCTgactttgtatttttattacttattttctgTGCAATCTCATGTACATTACataaatacttaaatatataaataacacatATTagcatattaatttatattaatagataaCATAAAATCATGTAGACTTGAGAATACAAAAAGATtgtgaatatataattactgtaaacttttatcatttgattgatgtaaacaataatataaaatattaaaaattagttaaaaaataGTTCACATGTTTTTAGTTCGTTTATCATATAAACAATGAGAAGCAATGGTAATGTCCAATAAAGctacctttttatttttaagcatAATTGCTAAAATTTCCTCACTTATATATGAGGTGTGTATGGGATGTAATTTAAGAATCTTCGATATTAATGGAGATATCAAACAATATTTGTAGATCTTTATGTTTCATGTCAAAATCGTAATATTCAGTAAAAAGTAGTTCAACATTCTCAAATAAGAATCAGAAATAGAATGATGTGATCGATAATAGAGATAATAGAGATAACGTATTTAAAGAGAACAATtcacataatatattataattaattacaatattaattttgtgtgcattatatgttattatatcgttacataaaaatatacatcttaattaaattaaaacgatcTTAGAGAggagatgattttttttaatattaaaatatcttctttattatgaatttttataaaatgtaagaaagtaattgttaataagactatatatatatatatattattgcacTAACGTAAAAGTATCTTGTGTAATCTgcatatacaaaaatatatgtaaaaaaatgtgtTGCAATTATCAcagataaagtaaaaataatgcaatatattcaatatatactaaaaaaatataaaatgttatttttgtattttttttttttttttgtacaccTTATTGTATTGAGGATCtcacgaataattttcttttattattattagcattttacttacaatattataatatacatttaatatcattttattttagataataatatttttagttcATGTATCCATTTAATAAAGTCTGAAAAATTGTCTTAAATGCCATGTAGCctaaatacaagaaaaagtatttccATTTATATAGATTCTTTTGTAATATTCTTACGAGTTTAACATTGTCTGTTCATTAATCTTAGTAACGAGATTCGATATATTcttaatacgaaatattacTGATTTTGACAGAAAGATAGATCATTTTAATTGtggaaatacaaattttataataatcttaattaaTGTAGAGttcttacaaataaatatatctgaaatcaaataaataaaatacctTTACAATTTGCAATACAGATGATTTAAATTTCAACTATTTACTTTGATATTTCTCTCACATTctgcataaaataaatttatttgacaagatggtataattattaattattgatttctttGATGAAGTATCTCTTATTTTAGTTTTGCAAATACAtgtaaatatcaattttatgtGGTACAATCAAGGACTAATCGAAGAACTACCAGAATTTTGAGAACATGATTTGCAAACAGGTACAGCACGTTGTGATAAATGTCCAGTTAAGACATTATGCGTACCCATACATCGTGTACATAGTACATTCCCGCAAGACCAACAATGATGCTaaaagtaataacaataatgaatgaccatacataatttttatttctcctatATCTAGtgaatcattttatttgtcaATATATTAGAGATTCATTTACTCGAATGCATACCTTCCTATTAAAAGCGTCAAATGTAGTCGAACAAGTACATTCCTCCATATTACGAGATGACTTCCATTCTATGGCAACTGTTTTTAATTCATTCTCAATTTGgcttgctttttctttatctttcattttttcatcgtGATTAACATTTTCCTTAATAGTTTCAGATAAAGATTCTTTGACATATTTGTTATCAAATTTATGTTTAccttgaatatttattttttgtacgttatttaaatttaataattgacTCAAAGAATTAACTCTCTGAAAGCGTATAAGCGTTCATTCacctttaaaattttttcaatattattatattaagtcAAAAGCAAAAAAGTTCGTATACCTTTGCAAGAAGTTTAACGTGATCTTCTAAAGAACTACTATGATCGTGAATTGTCAATAACATATCTTCGTGTGCCTCTCTAGGATGAATACCATTCTcaaatctaaaatataatcCTCTCCAAATGctgtaaacaaatatattttttaaataaacctATTTTAgtttacatacacatacacgtattatTCTAGTCAAGTAAATgcttattacataatattttgtGGCGCTAATTTTGGCTGGAGAACATCATTAGAATCATCATTCCAATGTTTACATTCATATAGTGGATTGATATACTCGTTTGTATTATTTGCAACATATCCCCACAAAGAATACGTTCTTTCTGATAATCTATAAATACAAGAATATACGATTTAATCTCTTAATATTAAATCagatcataattattatacctAAGAGTCtgcctttctttttcagaatTTCCAATAAATGTTCCATATTGACAGCTATGAACATGGTCATGAagtgttaaaagaaaaaattcattgaattgaaatttatgAGGGTATTGCTGTAGTAATTGATAAGTTGCATCTATAAATTGAGTAAATATCGGTGCTAATTCTTTGCCGTCGCTACTAATATAACCACAGCGGTCACTGAACTTATGACCGAATGATAACCAATCTTTTTCTACTAATGCctgataaaagaaacaaacattcTTAATGCATATATTGATACATGGGCAAACAcaaagatacacacacactaatttttataatttttaatatttaaatatttacctGAAATCCTTGAATAGTTCTATAATACGGATCTAAAAGTAAAGCAGCCAGAGAACATACTTGCGCTGTACGATCCCAACCATCGCTACAATGTACTACTACGCTCACGCCACCAAAAACTGCTCGTGCAATAAACCAGGCAGTTTCTAATATAGAACGAATGTGCTTTAACCATCCACTGCTTTCTAAACCATTTAAA carries:
- the LOC127066969 gene encoding myotubularin-related protein 6 isoform X1, which produces MDQIKIPKVENVRLLEKYSNNHSIGTLYLTLTHLIFIERNGKKKIWVLYTHISNIEKQPLTTTGSPLYIKCKHFYIVTFVIPKERDCHDIYLTLLKLSCPANLEDLYCFSYQEILPQHVGWNFFNVQSEFQRQGVPNEEWSLSYLNTNYELCDTYPKYIYVPSTCADNILLGSAKFRSRGRLPVLTYLHSNKAVICRCSQPLSGFSARCPEDELIMYYILCTNPNSKYMYVVDTRPRINAFANRAAGKGYENENFYDNIKFHFFGIENIHVMRTSLNKLIELQRTTSMSAFLNGLESSGWLKHIRSILETAWFIARAVFGGVSVVVHCSDGWDRTAQVCSLAALLLDPYYRTIQGFQALVEKDWLSFGHKFSDRCGYISSDGKELAPIFTQFIDATYQLLQQYPHKFQFNEFFLLTLHDHVHSCQYGTFIGNSEKERQTLRLSERTYSLWGYVANNTNEYINPLYECKHWNDDSNDVLQPKLAPQNIIIWRGLYFRFENGIHPREAHEDMLLTIHDHSSSLEDHVKLLAKRVNSLSQLLNLNNVQKINIQGKHKFDNKYVKESLSETIKENVNHDEKMKDKEKASQIENELKTVAIEWKSSRNMEECTCSTTFDAFNRKHHCWSCGNVLCTRCMGTHNVLTGHLSQRAVPVCKSCSQNSGSSSISP